A stretch of the Enterobacteriaceae endosymbiont of Donacia proxima genome encodes the following:
- the pnp gene encoding polyribonucleotide nucleotidyltransferase, with translation MLKPIIHRFRYGNNTVTIETGMIARQATSSVMVSIDDTAVFVTLVVDNKIKPEQKFFPLSVHYQEKSYAAGRIPGNFFRREGRPSEHEILISRLIDRPIRPLFKKGFLNEIQIIATVMSVNPEINPDIVAIIGASTVLNLSGIPFNGTLGTARVGFINNEYILNPNIKEMKNSSLDLIVSSTKRAILMVEAKSYLLTEKQILDAIIYGHNQQQILIDNIVKLSSKVKKKSYEWIFSPINEKLKQKVIFLSKKKLIKAYNIKEKQNRINKIDSVKSKIFELIKEEQEYENISIQYLNEVFYELEKKIVRKNIIENNLRIDGRRHDMIRNLDVRIGILPRTHGSALFTRGETQALVTATLGTTRDAQTLDNLINNKADNFLFHYNFPSYSVGEIGILGSPKRREIGHGNLVKKSLIPIMPDINQFPYTIRMVSEITESNGSSSMASVCGASLAMMDAGIPIKNAVAGIAMGLIKEKNNFIILSDILGDEDHLGDMDFKVAGTNNGITALQMDMKIEGITYKVIKLVLFQAKLARLHILEVMKKAISNPRKNISEFAPRIHTLKINPEKIKDMIGKGGSVIRALTEETDTIIEIEDSGIVKIAAKNNKNIKFAIRRIEEITADIIVGQIYTGKVIRIVDFGAFISLSNGKEGLVHISQITNKHVSKVSDYLQILQNVFVKVMEIDKQGRIRLSIKAAINKI, from the coding sequence TTGTTAAAACCGATTATTCATAGATTTCGTTATGGTAATAATACTGTAACTATAGAAACAGGAATGATAGCTAGGCAAGCAACTTCTTCTGTAATGGTAAGTATTGATGATACAGCTGTTTTTGTTACTCTAGTAGTAGATAATAAAATAAAACCAGAACAAAAATTTTTTCCTTTATCAGTACATTATCAAGAAAAATCATATGCTGCAGGTCGTATTCCTGGAAATTTTTTTCGTAGAGAAGGACGCCCTAGTGAACATGAAATTTTAATTTCTCGTTTAATTGATCGTCCTATAAGACCTTTATTTAAAAAAGGATTTTTAAATGAAATTCAAATTATAGCAACTGTTATGTCTGTAAATCCAGAAATTAATCCAGATATTGTTGCTATTATTGGAGCATCTACTGTTTTAAATTTATCTGGCATCCCATTTAATGGGACATTAGGTACAGCTCGTGTAGGATTTATTAATAATGAATATATTTTAAATCCTAATATTAAAGAAATGAAAAATAGTTCATTAGATTTAATTGTATCTAGTACTAAAAGAGCGATTCTAATGGTAGAAGCTAAATCTTATCTTTTAACTGAAAAACAAATATTAGATGCAATTATATATGGTCATAATCAACAACAGATATTAATTGATAATATTGTTAAACTATCTTCTAAAGTAAAAAAAAAATCTTATGAATGGATTTTTTCTCCTATAAATGAAAAACTTAAACAAAAAGTAATTTTTTTATCTAAAAAAAAATTAATAAAAGCATATAACATTAAAGAAAAACAAAATAGAATCAATAAAATTGATTCTGTAAAATCAAAAATTTTTGAATTAATTAAAGAAGAACAAGAATACGAAAATATTTCAATTCAATATCTAAATGAAGTTTTTTATGAATTAGAAAAAAAAATAGTTCGTAAAAATATCATAGAAAATAATCTTAGAATTGATGGACGTAGACATGATATGATACGTAATTTAGATGTACGTATAGGTATTTTACCTAGAACACATGGTTCAGCCCTCTTTACACGAGGAGAAACACAAGCATTAGTTACAGCTACATTAGGAACAACTAGAGATGCTCAAACCTTAGATAATTTAATAAATAATAAAGCAGATAATTTTTTGTTTCATTATAATTTTCCTTCTTATTCTGTTGGTGAAATTGGAATATTAGGATCACCTAAAAGACGAGAAATAGGACATGGTAATTTAGTCAAAAAATCTTTAATACCAATTATGCCGGATATTAATCAATTTCCTTATACCATACGTATGGTATCTGAAATTACAGAATCTAATGGTTCTTCTTCTATGGCTTCTGTTTGTGGAGCATCATTAGCTATGATGGATGCAGGTATACCTATAAAAAATGCTGTAGCTGGTATAGCAATGGGATTAATTAAAGAAAAAAATAATTTTATAATATTATCAGATATTTTAGGTGATGAAGATCATTTAGGTGATATGGATTTTAAAGTTGCCGGTACTAATAATGGAATTACAGCATTACAAATGGATATGAAAATAGAAGGTATAACTTATAAAGTTATAAAATTAGTTTTATTTCAAGCAAAATTAGCTAGATTACATATTTTAGAAGTAATGAAAAAAGCTATTTCTAATCCAAGAAAAAATATTTCAGAATTTGCACCAAGAATTCATACATTAAAAATTAATCCAGAAAAAATTAAAGATATGATAGGAAAAGGTGGTTCTGTTATTAGAGCCTTAACGGAAGAAACTGATACAATTATTGAAATAGAAGATAGTGGAATTGTTAAAATTGCAGCTAAAAATAATAAGAATATAAAATTTGCAATTCGTCGTATAGAAGAAATTACAGCTGATATTATTGTTGGACAAATTTATACTGGAAAAGTTATTCGTATTGTTGATTTTGGTGCATTTATCTCCTTAAGTAACGGCAAAGAAGGATTAGTTCATATTTCGCAAATTACTAATAAACATGTTAGTAAAGTAAGTGATTATTTACAGATTTTACAAAATGTATTTGTTAAAGTTATGGAAATTGATAAACAAGGAAGAATAAGATTAAGTATAAAAGCTGCTATAAATAAAATTTAA
- the glnS gene encoding glutamine--tRNA ligase, with protein sequence MCKNNNFYKKNFIFKIIQNDLKNKKYNFICTRFPPEPNGYLHIGHIKSICLNFFIAKFYKGNCFLRIDDTNPTTENIKYINSIKKDLMWLGFKWDGNIKYSSNYFELIYEYAIELINKNLAYVDELSIEEIKSYRGTLLLPGKNSPYRNRSITESLKLFRNMRLGKFPEGRMCLRAKIDMKSKIIIMRDPVLYRIKFQKHHHTGKKWFIYPTYDFCHCISDSIEGITHSLCTLEFLDNKVLYNWILSNISIKNYPKQYEFSKLKIEYGITSKRNIRLLIKSKIVDGWDDPRLLTISGLRRKGYTASSLKNFCYHIGVTKQNNIIQLSYLEFFIKKELNKVAPRAMAILRPLKIIIDNFPVKKKIKLLIPNHPSNKNMGYKIIYFTKEIYIDILDFSEKEKKNYKRLILGKKVKLRYAFIIKANKIIKDNNGNIIHVHCTYYKNTLGMKIDKKNQKIKGIIHWISCSNSKAVLFYLYNNLLKKKNINNTDNILSYINKKSLQIYNGFIEKKLLQEQKKQHFQFEREGYFYLDKKYSNKKQIIFNQILSLRKS encoded by the coding sequence ATGTGTAAAAATAATAATTTTTATAAAAAAAATTTTATTTTTAAAATTATTCAAAATGATTTAAAAAATAAAAAATATAATTTTATATGTACTAGATTTCCTCCAGAACCTAATGGTTATTTACATATAGGACATATTAAATCTATATGTTTAAATTTTTTTATAGCCAAATTTTATAAAGGAAATTGTTTTTTAAGAATTGATGATACTAATCCAACAACTGAAAATATAAAATATATTAATTCTATAAAAAAAGATTTAATGTGGTTAGGATTTAAATGGGATGGTAATATTAAATATTCATCAAATTATTTTGAATTAATATATGAATATGCAATAGAATTAATTAATAAAAATTTAGCTTATGTTGATGAATTAAGTATAGAAGAAATTAAATCTTATAGAGGTACTTTATTATTACCTGGTAAAAATAGTCCTTATAGAAATCGTTCAATAACAGAAAGTTTAAAATTATTTCGTAATATGCGTTTGGGTAAATTTCCTGAAGGAAGAATGTGTTTGCGTGCAAAAATAGATATGAAATCAAAAATAATTATAATGAGAGATCCTGTTTTATATAGAATTAAATTTCAAAAACATCATCATACTGGGAAAAAATGGTTTATATATCCTACTTATGATTTTTGTCATTGTATATCTGATTCAATTGAAGGAATAACACATTCTTTATGTACTTTAGAATTTTTAGATAATAAAGTATTATATAATTGGATACTTAGTAATATTAGTATTAAAAATTATCCTAAACAGTATGAATTTTCAAAATTAAAAATTGAATATGGAATAACTTCAAAAAGAAATATTAGATTATTAATCAAAAGTAAAATAGTTGATGGATGGGATGATCCTCGTTTATTAACTATTTCTGGTCTACGTAGAAAAGGATATACAGCGTCATCATTAAAAAATTTTTGTTATCATATAGGAGTAACAAAACAAAATAATATTATACAATTATCTTACTTAGAATTTTTTATAAAAAAAGAATTAAATAAAGTTGCTCCAAGAGCAATGGCTATACTTAGACCTTTAAAAATTATTATTGATAATTTCCCTGTTAAGAAAAAAATTAAATTATTAATTCCTAATCATCCATCTAATAAAAATATGGGTTATAAAATTATCTATTTTACAAAAGAAATATATATAGATATATTAGATTTTTCAGAAAAAGAAAAAAAAAATTATAAAAGGTTAATTTTAGGTAAAAAAGTAAAATTAAGATATGCTTTTATAATTAAAGCAAACAAAATAATTAAAGATAATAATGGAAATATTATTCATGTACATTGTACATATTATAAAAATACATTAGGGATGAAAATTGATAAAAAAAATCAAAAAATAAAAGGAATAATTCATTGGATATCTTGTTCTAATTCTAAAGCAGTTTTATTTTATTTATATAATAATTTATTAAAAAAAAAAAATATTAATAATACAGATAACATTTTATCTTATATAAATAAAAAATCATTACAAATATATAATGGTTTTATAGAAAAAAAACTATTACAAGAACAAAAAAAACAACATTTTCAATTTGAAAGAGAAGGATATTTTTATTTAGACAAAAAATATTCTAATAAAAAACAAATAATTTTTAATCAAATTCTCTCATTAAGAAAATCTTAA
- a CDS encoding alpha/beta fold hydrolase — MLLSYLFIPNNNLSIKYKYTIIMLHGLFGNKKSLYLMGKFLFHKMKYKVLLLDIRNHGLSPQNKKMDYMSLSGDILDTLNFLNIKKNFIFIGHSMGGKIVMNLTQLIQFNFIKTIIILDIAPIKYKFNKTNIFFALEEVYKKKIFLRKDVFKILTSFINNKLIINLLLKTFKNGKWEFNLPILKKEYHNILNWNPLSSIWKGTIFFLKGEKSNYINKNCYKYIFFQFPNAKIYNIPNVGHLLHMENTKLIFNLILKLCYK; from the coding sequence ATGCTTCTAAGTTATTTATTTATTCCTAATAATAATTTATCTATTAAGTATAAATATACTATTATTATGTTACATGGATTATTTGGTAATAAAAAAAGTTTATACTTAATGGGTAAATTTTTATTTCATAAAATGAAATATAAAGTTTTATTATTAGATATTAGAAATCATGGTTTATCCCCCCAAAATAAAAAAATGGATTATATGTCTTTATCTGGAGATATATTAGATACATTAAATTTTTTAAATATTAAAAAAAATTTTATTTTTATTGGACATTCTATGGGAGGGAAAATAGTTATGAATCTTACTCAATTAATACAATTTAATTTTATTAAAACTATCATTATTTTAGATATAGCACCTATTAAATATAAATTTAATAAAACAAATATTTTTTTTGCATTAGAAGAAGTATATAAAAAAAAAATATTTCTTAGAAAAGATGTATTTAAAATACTAACATCTTTTATTAACAATAAATTAATAATAAATTTATTGTTAAAAACATTTAAAAATGGGAAATGGGAATTTAATTTACCTATTTTAAAAAAGGAATATCATAATATATTAAATTGGAATCCGCTTTCTTCTATATGGAAAGGAACTATTTTTTTTTTAAAAGGAGAAAAATCAAATTACATAAATAAAAATTGTTATAAATATATATTTTTTCAATTTCCTAATGCTAAAATATATAACATTCCTAATGTTGGTCATTTATTACATATGGAAAATACAAAATTAATATTTAATTTAATTTTAAAATTATGTTATAAATAA
- the fldA gene encoding flavodoxin FldA: protein MSKIGIFFGSDTGNTENVAFDIQKQLGNNTASVFNIAQVEKKDIEQYNILIFGVPTWYYGEVQCDWDDFLPTLQKINFKNKNISLFGCGDQEDYGEYFCDAISIIYNIVKTNKGNIIGYWPTKGYYFSNTKSLKNKDYFLGLTIDEDRQSELTSSRVITWTKQISNKLNL, encoded by the coding sequence ATGTCAAAAATAGGTATTTTTTTTGGTAGTGATACAGGAAATACTGAAAATGTTGCGTTTGATATACAAAAACAATTAGGCAATAATACTGCTTCAGTATTTAATATCGCTCAAGTAGAAAAAAAAGATATTGAACAATATAATATACTTATATTTGGAGTTCCTACATGGTATTATGGTGAAGTTCAATGTGATTGGGATGATTTTTTACCTACTCTACAAAAAATTAATTTTAAAAATAAAAATATAAGTTTATTTGGTTGTGGTGATCAAGAAGATTATGGAGAATATTTTTGTGATGCTATAAGTATTATTTATAATATAGTTAAAACAAATAAAGGAAATATTATAGGATATTGGCCAACAAAAGGTTATTATTTTTCTAATACTAAAAGCTTAAAAAATAAAGATTATTTTCTAGGATTAACTATAGATGAAGATAGACAATCAGAATTAACTAGTTCACGAGTTATAACTTGGACAAAACAAATTTCTAATAAATTAAATCTTTAA
- the rbfA gene encoding 30S ribosome-binding factor RbfA: MYRNLRIAYELKKQIAKILQNNLNDIRINKFTTITDLVLSKDYSYAKIFIILSYKEELKNKKKSLFYLNKTTEYIRYILQKKIKLRKIPKLKFFLDPSLKEGNYISNILNNIK; encoded by the coding sequence TTGTATCGTAATTTACGTATTGCATATGAACTAAAAAAACAAATAGCAAAAATATTACAAAATAATCTTAATGATATAAGAATAAACAAATTTACTACTATTACCGATTTAGTATTATCTAAAGATTATTCATATGCAAAAATCTTTATAATTTTGTCATATAAAGAAGAATTAAAAAATAAAAAAAAATCATTATTTTATCTAAATAAAACAACAGAATATATTAGATATATACTTCAAAAAAAAATAAAATTACGTAAGATACCTAAATTAAAATTTTTTTTAGATCCTTCTTTAAAAGAAGGTAATTATATAAGTAATATACTAAATAATATAAAATAA
- the truB gene encoding tRNA pseudouridine(55) synthase TruB — translation MLKIIKKKNINGLLLLDKSIGITSNKILQYVKIIFNAKKAGYIGTLDPLASGLLPICFGEYTKFSKYLMNKNKTYLVTALLGEKTNTADKYGSLIKKKNVNVTIKDILKKINLFKGKSKQKPPMYSAIKYKGIPLYKYARIGINIPNLEKRIIIIYQIKLLNFYQNKIKLQINCSKGTYIRSIIDDLGDKLNCGAHVIKLRRIAISHISILHKNVITLEQLKILIMNYRNHKLSTLLIKKLLLPIDYIICHISKLYLSSLLIKKIINGKKIKLTSTVNKTKFRIFEKKFHNFIGICQINNKGYIIKCKLINYIKKLY, via the coding sequence ATGTTGAAAATAATAAAAAAAAAAAATATAAATGGTTTATTATTACTTGATAAATCTATTGGTATTACATCAAATAAAATTCTTCAGTATGTTAAAATTATTTTTAATGCTAAAAAAGCCGGTTATATTGGGACTTTAGATCCTTTAGCTAGTGGATTATTACCTATTTGTTTTGGTGAATATACTAAATTTAGTAAATATTTAATGAATAAAAATAAAACATATTTAGTTACAGCCCTTTTAGGAGAAAAAACAAATACTGCAGATAAATATGGTTCTCTTATAAAAAAAAAAAATGTTAATGTAACTATAAAAGATATTTTAAAAAAAATAAATTTATTTAAAGGAAAAAGTAAACAAAAACCTCCTATGTATTCTGCTATTAAATATAAAGGTATACCTTTATATAAATATGCCAGAATAGGAATTAATATTCCTAATTTAGAAAAAAGAATTATTATAATATATCAAATTAAATTACTAAATTTTTATCAAAATAAAATAAAATTACAAATTAATTGTTCAAAAGGAACATATATTCGTAGTATTATTGATGATTTAGGAGATAAATTAAATTGTGGAGCTCATGTAATTAAATTACGTAGAATAGCAATATCACATATTTCAATTTTACATAAAAACGTTATAACATTAGAACAATTAAAAATATTAATTATGAATTATCGAAATCATAAATTAAGTACTCTTTTAATAAAAAAATTATTATTACCTATTGATTACATCATATGTCACATATCTAAATTATATTTATCAAGTTTATTAATAAAAAAAATAATAAATGGTAAAAAAATTAAATTAACATCCACAGTAAATAAAACAAAATTTCGTATTTTTGAAAAAAAATTTCATAATTTTATAGGTATATGCCAAATTAATAATAAAGGTTACATTATAAAATGTAAATTAATAAATTATATAAAAAAACTTTATTAA
- the pgi gene encoding glucose-6-phosphate isomerase: MKNINPTKTFSWKKLQNHVKEMKKITIYDLFKMDNNRFENFSINFNNIILFDYSKNLINKKTMFYLLNLAKETKCIDAIHEMFYGEKINVTENKSVLHTALRNNNINFFLRNHQIYNDINKILKKIKNISDKIISGEWKGFTNKKIKNIINIGIGGSHLGPLMITESLKNYKNKLNLFFLSNIDANQLINIINKIKPEESVFIIASKTFNTLETMTNASSIKKWFIKNININFNKDIVSKHFIAVTNNITKAKLFGINKKNILPLLSEIGGRFSLWSSIGLIISLSIGFNNFYQLLEGAYKMDNHFFNSPIDKNIPIIMALINIWYSNFWNTETEAIIPYHDNMYFLPLYLQQLNMESNGKSIDRNGEKIKYQTSSIIWGDVGTNGQHSFFQMLHQGTKLIPCDFIASAIPNYNNYKNHHVQLIANYISQTKALAFGNIKEYNCKKNIYCCCYGNKPSNSIFLKKINPYNLGMLIAFYEHKIFIQGIILNIFSFDQWGVELGKKITYSLIKEINENNYQINKHDPSSEGLIKFYKYFN, encoded by the coding sequence ATGAAAAATATTAATCCTACTAAAACCTTTTCTTGGAAAAAATTACAAAATCATGTAAAAGAAATGAAAAAAATAACTATTTATGATTTATTTAAAATGGATAATAATAGATTTGAAAATTTTTCTATTAATTTTAATAATATTATTCTTTTTGATTATTCAAAAAATCTTATTAATAAAAAAACTATGTTTTATTTATTAAATTTAGCTAAAGAAACTAAATGTATTGATGCTATTCATGAAATGTTTTATGGAGAAAAAATTAATGTAACAGAAAATAAGTCTGTTTTACATACAGCATTAAGAAATAATAACATTAATTTCTTTTTAAGAAATCATCAAATTTATAATGATATAAATAAAATTTTAAAAAAAATAAAAAATATTTCTGATAAAATTATTTCAGGAGAATGGAAAGGTTTTACTAATAAAAAAATTAAAAATATTATAAATATAGGAATAGGTGGTTCTCATTTAGGTCCATTAATGATTACAGAATCATTAAAAAATTATAAAAATAAGTTAAATTTATTTTTTTTATCTAACATTGATGCTAATCAATTAATTAATATAATAAATAAAATTAAACCAGAAGAAAGTGTATTTATTATCGCATCAAAAACTTTTAATACATTAGAAACAATGACTAATGCTTCAAGTATTAAAAAATGGTTTATAAAAAATATTAATATAAATTTTAATAAAGATATTGTTTCTAAACATTTTATTGCTGTTACTAACAATATTACTAAAGCAAAATTATTTGGTATAAATAAAAAAAATATTTTACCATTATTATCTGAAATAGGTGGACGTTTTTCTCTATGGTCTTCTATTGGATTAATAATATCTTTATCTATCGGGTTTAATAATTTTTATCAATTATTAGAAGGAGCATATAAAATGGATAATCATTTTTTTAATTCTCCTATAGATAAAAATATTCCTATTATTATGGCATTAATTAATATTTGGTATAGTAATTTTTGGAATACAGAAACAGAAGCAATAATACCTTATCATGATAACATGTATTTTTTACCATTATATTTACAACAATTAAATATGGAATCTAATGGAAAATCTATAGATAGAAATGGGGAAAAAATAAAATATCAAACTAGTTCTATTATATGGGGAGATGTAGGAACTAATGGACAACATTCTTTTTTCCAAATGTTACATCAAGGAACTAAATTAATACCATGTGATTTTATAGCTTCTGCTATACCTAATTATAATAATTACAAAAATCATCATGTTCAACTTATTGCTAATTATATTTCACAAACAAAAGCTTTAGCATTTGGTAATATAAAAGAATATAATTGTAAAAAAAATATATATTGTTGTTGTTATGGTAATAAACCTAGTAATTCTATTTTTTTAAAAAAAATTAATCCTTATAATTTAGGAATGTTAATTGCATTTTATGAACATAAAATTTTTATACAAGGAATAATTTTAAATATATTTTCTTTTGACCAATGGGGGGTAGAATTAGGGAAAAAAATTACTTATTCCTTAATAAAAGAAATAAATGAAAATAATTATCAAATAAATAAACATGATCCTTCATCTGAAGGATTAATAAAATTTTATAAATATTTTAATTAA
- the rpsO gene encoding 30S ribosomal protein S15, with protein sequence MYLNIEKKTKIIKKYQNDIKDNGSTQVQIALLTSKINYLQKHFTTHKKDYHSRRGLLRMVSQRRKLLNYLKKKKIKSYNILIENLGLRK encoded by the coding sequence ATGTATTTAAATATAGAAAAAAAAACAAAAATCATAAAAAAATATCAAAATGATATTAAAGATAATGGATCTACACAAGTACAAATAGCTTTATTAACATCTAAAATTAATTATTTACAAAAACATTTTACTACACATAAAAAAGATTATCATAGTCGTAGAGGACTTCTACGTATGGTATCACAACGTAGAAAATTATTAAATTATTTAAAAAAAAAAAAAATTAAAAGTTATAATATATTAATTGAAAATTTAGGGTTAAGAAAATAA
- a CDS encoding DEAD/DEAH box helicase: protein MTNITFSNFGLNKFLLKALNDIGYLNPSPIQKKCIPHLLLKRDVLGIAQTGSGKTAAFILPLLNNINLSVKKTQLLILTPTRELAIQVSETVSLFSKYIKNINILALYGGQSYQIQLKKLRLGTQIIIATPGRLLDHIKRKTVNLSQLTSLVIDEADEMLRMGFIEDVEKILITIPKKHQTSLFSATMPQKIKNITKNFMIHPYEITIKTNIKTIPDIKQNYWFIYGKKIEALMKFLETENYDAVLIFVKTKTSTIEIADILKQYDYNSAALNGDMNQRNREQTLERFRNGNLDILIATDIAARGLDVDRIDLVINYDIPMDIDSYIHRIGRTGRAGRQGKSLTFIEYREKRFLKNIQYKIKCNINEVNLPNSNFLCEKRLEKFIFKIKKEINLFKKTDLIQYQNIISTIITKNKIDQEILMVILLKLSQYKKPLVLPPDLSNIKKRFNKKNFFIKNKYFQKHKKYFNKMDIYRLNIGKKDKIEIRHIVGATINEFEINSKDIGNIKLFFDYSIIELSSLIRKNLLQHSKNIRIFNKNIYFELINKSKKFYKNTKFNFKKKYK, encoded by the coding sequence ATGACGAATATTACTTTTTCTAATTTTGGTTTAAATAAATTTCTTTTAAAAGCTTTAAATGATATAGGATATTTAAATCCTTCTCCTATACAAAAAAAATGCATTCCACACTTATTATTAAAAAGAGATGTTTTAGGAATAGCTCAAACAGGTAGTGGTAAAACAGCAGCTTTTATATTACCCTTATTAAATAATATAAATTTATCTGTAAAAAAAACACAGTTATTAATTTTAACACCAACAAGAGAATTAGCGATACAGGTATCCGAAACAGTTTCTTTATTTTCAAAATATATAAAAAATATCAATATTTTAGCATTATATGGAGGACAATCGTATCAAATACAATTAAAAAAATTACGTTTAGGAACACAAATTATTATAGCTACTCCAGGTCGTTTATTAGATCATATTAAAAGAAAAACTGTTAATTTATCTCAATTAACTAGTCTAGTAATAGATGAAGCAGATGAAATGTTAAGAATGGGTTTTATTGAAGATGTTGAAAAAATATTAATAACAATACCTAAAAAACATCAAACTTCATTATTTTCAGCAACAATGCCTCAGAAAATCAAAAATATTACTAAAAATTTTATGATTCATCCATATGAAATTACTATAAAAACGAATATTAAAACTATACCAGATATAAAACAAAATTATTGGTTTATATATGGTAAAAAAATAGAAGCTTTAATGAAATTTTTAGAAACTGAAAATTATGATGCAGTTTTAATTTTTGTTAAAACAAAAACTTCAACAATTGAAATTGCTGATATATTAAAACAGTATGATTATAATAGTGCCGCATTAAATGGAGATATGAATCAACGCAATAGAGAACAAACATTAGAAAGATTTAGAAATGGTAATTTAGATATTTTAATTGCTACTGATATCGCTGCAAGAGGATTGGATGTAGATAGAATTGATTTAGTTATAAATTATGATATACCTATGGATATAGATTCTTATATTCATCGTATTGGTAGAACTGGCCGTGCAGGGCGGCAAGGTAAATCTTTAACATTTATTGAATATAGAGAAAAAAGATTTCTTAAAAATATTCAATATAAAATAAAATGTAATATTAACGAAGTTAATTTACCTAATTCTAATTTTTTATGTGAAAAAAGATTAGAAAAATTTATTTTTAAAATAAAAAAAGAAATTAATTTGTTTAAAAAAACAGATTTAATTCAATATCAAAATATTATATCAACAATAATAACTAAAAATAAAATAGATCAAGAAATTTTAATGGTAATTTTATTAAAATTATCTCAATATAAAAAACCTTTAGTATTACCTCCAGATCTTTCTAATATAAAAAAAAGATTTAATAAAAAAAATTTTTTTATTAAAAATAAATATTTTCAAAAACATAAAAAATATTTTAATAAAATGGATATTTATCGCCTAAATATAGGTAAAAAAGATAAAATTGAAATACGTCATATAGTAGGAGCTACTATTAATGAATTTGAAATAAACAGTAAAGATATAGGAAATATAAAATTATTTTTTGATTATTCTATTATTGAATTATCTTCTTTAATTAGAAAAAATTTGTTACAACATTCTAAAAATATTAGAATTTTTAATAAAAATATTTATTTTGAACTGATAAATAAATCTAAAAAATTTTATAAAAATACAAAATTTAATTTTAAAAAAAAATATAAATAA